From a single Shewanella donghaensis genomic region:
- a CDS encoding Fis family transcriptional regulator: MKKTDKKRDNQIREQLTLVCDLFLNECEGFEWLTHKVNYDAFPKSLKVICVFSQESEITAVRLAKQDEFMIQAIQHHLQAVSMNISRDQIVLDSEAACDSQHDGNWARRLN; the protein is encoded by the coding sequence ATGAAGAAAACAGATAAGAAACGGGATAATCAAATTCGTGAACAGCTAACGCTTGTTTGTGACCTATTTTTGAATGAATGTGAAGGTTTTGAATGGTTAACACATAAAGTAAATTATGATGCGTTCCCAAAATCATTGAAGGTTATCTGTGTCTTTAGCCAGGAATCAGAGATTACCGCTGTTAGATTAGCGAAACAAGATGAGTTTATGATTCAAGCGATTCAACATCATTTGCAAGCAGTATCAATGAATATATCACGTGATCAAATTGTGTTAGATAGCGAAGCAGCGTGTGATAGTCAGCATGATGGTAATTGGGCTAGAAGGTTGAATTAG